The sequence below is a genomic window from Thioclava nitratireducens.
TTCTGGCATATGACGAAAAAACAGGCACCTTTGGCGGGGCGGCCATGACGGGCAGCCTGTGCGTCGGCGGCTGGGTGCTGCGCGGCGGGGCCGAATCGGGATTGTCGGCAAGCCAAGGTACCGCGCCATCGACACTCTGGGGCGAGGATGTGCTGGAGAAGATGAAGACAGGGATGTCCGCCGGCGACGCCGTGGCCCAGGTGACGGACCCGGATACCGGACGCGCCCACCGCCAACTGGCCGCGATCGATCTGCACGGGAACACGGGCCATTTTACCGGGGAAATGTCCGTTCCGATCTGTGGCGCGCTGGAAGGGCGGGGCGTGGTGGTCTCGGGCAATATGCTCGCCGATTGGTCGGTAATCGCCGCGGTGCGCGATACCTACCTGTCAACGAAGGGCGCGATGCCCGACCGGCTGATGGCGGCCCTCGTCGCGGGCGCGCGGGCAGGGGGCGACAGTCGCGGCTTGCTCTCGGCAGCGTTGCTGGTTGCCTCGCGTGCAGCCACGCCGCTGACGCTGCGCATCGACCGCTCCGCCAAACCGCTCGAAGATCTGGCCGACCTGCTCGCCGCCGCCCGGGCCGAGCCCTATCACGGCTGGACGCGTGTCGTGCCGACCCTCGACGACCCTTATCGCGCGCCCGATCTGGTCGAGCCCGAACCCCTCCCGCTGCCCGAGACCGGGACGGAATAGGTCGGAACTTGGCGCGGGGTGACCGGCCCGGGGCCGCGCCCAACCCTCCCCCCGGAAGGGCGCATTGGCGGCCTCGGCGCAGGCATCAACGCATTTAGGGTTTGCGAAATAAGTCACTAAGCGACACGCGTTACAAAGCGGCCACCCGAGGCTCGGGCGCGGCGCTCGGCGCGAAAACCCGCGTTACTCGGCGATGAACCGTTTCATCACCTCCGCCTC
It includes:
- a CDS encoding DUF1028 domain-containing protein; this encodes MRANYHDKCKGADQRSSAVTVSILAYDEKTGTFGGAAMTGSLCVGGWVLRGGAESGLSASQGTAPSTLWGEDVLEKMKTGMSAGDAVAQVTDPDTGRAHRQLAAIDLHGNTGHFTGEMSVPICGALEGRGVVVSGNMLADWSVIAAVRDTYLSTKGAMPDRLMAALVAGARAGGDSRGLLSAALLVASRAATPLTLRIDRSAKPLEDLADLLAAARAEPYHGWTRVVPTLDDPYRAPDLVEPEPLPLPETGTE